The nucleotide sequence AGTGCATGTAAGAATTGATCGGTAAGGAATATATTATTGCTTATGATAATgagattattaatatatataagaaaaaattTCGTGTGATCATCACAAGAATAAATGAATTATGATATATCATATTTAGAGTTGGTAAAATCCTAAGATACGAAAAATTATTTATGTTCATTATATAATACTCCGAATGTTTACTTGAGTCTATATATTGCTTTATATAGTCGATAGACGTAAGATAAGCATGTTACATCAATAAATCTCAGGGTTGTTACATAAATATCTTTTCGTTGAGTATTATATGAAGAGATATTATTCACATTAAGTTGATGAAGCCTCCAACCATGATTAATAGCTAAGGAAATGCCCACTTGCACTTTAGTTGGTTTAACAACCAGATGAAATACTGTATGATAATCAATTCTTGATGAAATCTTTTGGCCATAAGTTTATATCACTCTAAAATCTCATTTTCTAGGGTGTTGGTGAAATCTTTTGGCCACAGGTCTGTATCACTCTAAAATCTCATTTGAAGGAAATCGTTTAATATGAAAGACTCGTTTAGATACTATTATACTCTAAGATGATCAAAAGGAATTATATCGCAAGGGCTATTTTTATATCCCAAGTTTAATCAAACaatttattttcttgtttttctCATACAATTAGTCATAAATTTTCTTTCTCTGCTAGTGTAACTTATTCACGGTTCATCTTTTCTTTGTGGACCAGATGTCAGCTAATAATTTCAGAATTATGTTTTCCTTAGCAAAAGATTGATTGTGTTCTCTGAGTGGCATCTTATAAATGTTAGCTTCTGTTTGGGATTACATGTTTATTGGAGAATTCTCTTGTAATTTCATCTAAGGCCttaatttcttttatttgttgATCTCTTTTGAGCTAAGTACCTATGAAAACTAAGTGCTGATTTTTTTCTGAGATATCAAATTTTTATCATATGTCAGATGATTCAGAATCTAACTGTTACTGCCACTGATATAGTAAAAAAGCATCTACCCAGATGCTTGTTCTtgaccttttctttcttcttttgaaaGGATAAAACTCAGTTATTTTGACCTTAGATTTGTTGCGACTTAAGCCTTGTGGTTGGGATGCACCTAACATAACCTTTTGCTCGATTGATCGATCATATATTGCTATAACTACAAGTTATAATTCATCTGTTAATCATCTTCAGATCATCATCCTTTTCGACAAGTCGAAGAACCAAGTTTCTACCAATAATCATAAcaagttgttgctcaagttgGCAGTTCCAGAGCTGCTTGAGACCTTTTTAACCAAAGCCTGATTTATCATTCATCAACGTTTTGATCGATCCTTTCAAACTCGAAGGTTGTCTCTGGATTCCCCTATCAGACTGTCCTTGACATGATCAGGAAAAGAAAACCAAGCCATAAATCCTCATCTCAAATCACTAAATTGAATTCGATCGAACAGTAGATATCAAGGTCATAATTGTTTGTTCATGCTGTCTTCCACTCAGCACTACAAGCCATATCTGTTGCATTTGGAGGCCATGCTTGACAGGGACAAGAATGAGGCCTCACAACTAAAAATTGGTTGTGAACTATCAATCACTGAAGTACTTATCAAGCATAAGGATGGAGGCTTTGCACACTCAACTTCAAAATATTTCATGTTTGAGGCATATCTTTCTGTGGTTTTTAGGGCTATTCCCAGGATGGGGCTTGGCAACTAATGATTGTTAGGGCACTGTCAATCACTGCCTGCCCTGACAAGGATGAGGATGGAACAGTGTAACCAATGATGTCTATTAACTACCCATCAGAGTTTCTCTTgctaattttgatgatttcctaAATGTCTTTGCCAGGGAAGCTGAATGATTCCATGGATTTATGACTTTTAAGAACAAGCAACCTTAATCTATAGGACATGGCTTTTATTACATGGGTGGATGCTTGGGAGGGCAAGAAAACAACTTATGTTAGACATGGAGTCCACCACAATTATGTTCAGCTTCTGTGAAGGCAGCTTCCAAGGTTAATGAGCAGAGCAAAGTATGATATGAAAGGATGCTCAAACTGTAAGAAGAGATCCAAAAAATCCTATGATTTAGGGACAAACAAAGGTTCCTGGATGAGTCATACTCTTAAGGCAGTAGAATTTTCTCCCCTTGTTGGCAACCACTTCTGCAGAGGTTACACAAAGCAGCAGCTGGTAGCAGCATTGACCACCCCTTTGCCACAAGTGTAATTGATGCATATGATATATATCAAGATCTGAAAAAAAATCTTAATGGATAAGATAATGGAATCATTAACCATGCAGCTTGACTCTATAAAGTATGATGGTCTGAGGAGGATCAATGTGGTGGACTCCATGTCTAACCAATGATGTCTAACATGACTTCAAATTTCTGGACTCTTGCAAGCAGAAAcagtttttgtaatttggactctACTGTGATTGAAGTTTCAATGTCATCGACTCAAATTATGCTAACAGGTAAGTTGTAGCCCATTTCCCATGGCAGGAGCTGGAAAGTAGCTTTTTAGCTGTCTCTAAGACTCGAATGATGCAACAAAGGCTAACTAGTTTGCTTGTCGAATAGCTAATTATTTGGAAGAAAAAACTGGGTAGACATCTTGAAGTATCTGACAATGGTTAATGTGTATCAACCTGAGAAAAATCAATTCAAAAAGGATTGTACAGAAAACTTTGATACATCCGGTTAAAGATTTTGGTAGGCGCATTTAAACCAGGCTAAAGGAAGCACAAGTCTATCCCAACCCTGACATTAGTCTTATCAGTCTTAAATATGTAGAAGAAGCACAGTGGTAAAAGTTAGCAATGTGTAATGAAGGTTCTTGTCCTGAACATACAGTCAGGCATTCATTTGAATTCCATGATGACAAAGAAAAAATACTACATATATGTTGGAAAATTGAAGAAGGTTGGATATTAATTACTTGACAGGGTTGTTGGATGGTCAATTGTTCCTTCTGTCAGAATGCTTTCCAGCTTTCCTATACTGTCCTGGATGGATTCAGAAGCTGATGGCAAGTCAAATCTCCATTCCTCATCTTTTCTTGTGTATGTATGTAAGCTTATGGACTGGATATTGAAGTTGTGGATGGCAAACAAGAACCTACCATCTACATGAATGCTCTCTTTTGTACAGTAAATCATGCACCCAAGTAGTCTTTGTCCATCAAGGTTGCTGGTGTTTTGAGATGCTTGTGGACCTCCAGTTGGTGCCATAAAGATTAGTTCATGTATGGGATTCAAGACCAAATCTTATTCTAATAAAAGTACTATTGACTTTTTCTTTGACTCTTTGTTTTTTGTTGGGAAGTAGCTGTTCACGTCTGTTGCACTGGAGAGTAACTCACACAATATCAGTATCTTCATGGTTGCACTGTGGTGGGTTTAGACAATGGTCCCAATTTGACATTGATGTTAAACGTAAGACAATGAAGTTAATTAATTGGTAAATGTGTCAATTTTTGGTGGAGGAACTTATACTTGTCCAGTGGACAAAAGGCTCATAAGAGGTTGGTGCACTATCAATTGTTTCCTTCCCTCCACTGCAGCTCAAGTGTTTGACTTCAAGATGAAGATGCAGATGCAGATGCAGATGCAGATGCTATATATCAACCTAGAGCCAAGAGTCCACTAAATATGAACCCAGCAACCAGATTGACCACTGGGTTCATAGCATCTTTCCATGGAAGCATTTGGTTGTGTAATAATCACCCATCAAATAACTGATGGCAGAAAGATTCTCATGTGCAAATCTGACAGGAAGACATCACTGTGTCTTTGTGGCAGCTTCTGCCAGACAGACTCTTCCCAACTCCTGCAGGAGGGAAGCCCACATCATTCATCAGATCCTCTGCCTTCCACCAACAATATATAAGATGAAAAGTACCACTTCGGTAGGATCCAAgaatgccccccccccccctttctccTTGTTTTGTCTGTAGTTGCACTGCATAATATTCTCCTGCTTATAATTCATTTACCTTCCTCACACACACATCATTTCATCAGTTCTTGCATTGAGCACCAAAAAAAGCATCACCTCACGAAATGAATATGATGAAAAGTGTCTGCTTCTCGTTTTGTCTGTAGCTGCACAATTTACTTCACCATCATTCACCAGTCTCAGCGTTCTTGAATTAGACACCAGAAAGCATTACCCAAATAAATGACAAGTACAACATTAAATTTAACACTGACCACTCATCTCATCTCTCCTTGCTCTGTCTGTATCTGCATTACATATGATTTACATCTTTATTATTTTTCACTTTTATTTTCTAGAATTTCTCATATCTGATATTGTTTTCCAAAGAAGAAAATGACTTGACCTCTCTGCTTTGCTTAAATATCTCTCAAGTCTCGCATGCTTTTGTAGTATCTCTAATTCACAAAGCCCAAAaagttctctttttttcttctacTCTGTAGCACTACATCATCTTCTATTCATACCTCTCTTCTCAATCTCTTGAACTCTACTCCAAAAATCTTAGTCCCGACCCAACACAGGGAGGTAAAATGGCGAAGACCATGTCCTCTTGCACCTAAGAAGCAGCTTGTGCTCATCTTTTATACCGAGAAAGAGGAGGGAAGTTGGCGGTGGATAAAGAAGGTGGCGGCAGGCGGAAATGGCAAGGTTGGGAATGCAAGTGGCGTTAGGAACTAGTGCTTTGCTTCAAGAGCTTGAGgtgcaaatctctctctctctctctctctctctctctctctctctctatgcatGCTTATGTTTGTTCTCTTTTTTCTTGCTTGATTTGATCACCAACGACCATGTAAAATGGGTTTTTCACTTCTACTTCTTAGATTTAATGTTAACATTTTGGGCATTTTCCACTCTGCAGATCCCTTGCTTTGTTCTTGTCCTATGTTTCTTGcttctttttctattttgagGAGATTGGGTTTTATGGTTTGTAGTTGCTAGCCAACTTTGTTAGTTTGCATTTATGTTCAGTATGCAATTGAAGGACTAAGAGTTTTCATTGTGGATATACTACATGTACTTTGCACATGTTGAGTTTGGAAATACTGTTTTTCTTTCCTtgcaaataaaattaaatttagagGGATAAATATGAAAACCACCATTTtagatggatatatatatatatatatatatatatatatatatatatatatatatatatatacgcacaCAAGTCAGTGAATGTTCACTGTGCATTAAAACGTTAGCTTCTTTTCTGGATACTGAGAAGCAATGATACTTTGTACTGTGGACTTGCGAGAGCAGCAAATATGGACTGAGATCGGAGagagtgaaaaggagaaagaccaTATGCTGGTGGAGTTGGAAAAGGAGTGCATGCAAGTGTACCGTAGGAAGGTTGATGAAGCCAGAAGCGCAAGGGCTCGCCTTCATCAATCTTTGGTCTCCAAAGAAGCAGAGGTTGCCTCTCTTATGGCCTTACTTGGTGAACAGCATCTCCAGCTGGAGGTACTAACATTTTTGGTTGCTTGTTTTCCTACTCCGCTATATCAAATGATTATGTTTGCTTGTTTACTCCCTTTTCTGATATCCATAGATAATGGAATATGATGAGCTTTCTTGCTGACTTCTTGATACCATTTTTTTATTACCAGCTGAACTAAATTTCTAGTTATAATTTGGCCTAATGAGAAACTTATGTGGTAATAATTCATCTTGGCGTTCACATGGTTTAGATGTCACAGGGTAGCTTTCAAGAAAGAGCTTTAGAGGGAGTTGATTTGATTGGGAATTTTTCAGCAGATTTTATCCGGCAACCTACAAGTATTATTAGTTTGCAGTAGTTCATCTCTAGCTATCATGTTTTTGTCCAGTCTTCCCCAAGGAGAAATCAGTGAGGATATCAGATCAGCTTTGCTTAGACATGGCATAGATATCACAAAGTGGTTTGTAAGTAACATGGAATTTGTAAGGAGTTTGCATGAGGCTAATAAACCGCATGTATCAATAATAATTAAGTACTAATTGAGCATTAGTAAccacatataaaaataatatttgtccATATTTATTTAAACTGTGCTGACAGTGGTTACTTATTTGATTTTCCTGCCATTATTGGATACATCTGTCGCTTATGTCTATATACTTAAAGGATGTGCCTTCCGACTATGTCATTACTGAATCAGAGACGATTCTGATGCATGTCTTGAGACATTAATTCACCATCGACCACCAAAAGCAATATGTGTAATAGGAAGGTAGAGAAAGATAAGGCTAGTAGGAATGCTGGTGTGTGAATTTATATTTTTCAAGAAAGATATTTAGGTaatgcatgcataattttaagaTCTGCTTTATAAGATATTCCTGTTGATGGTCTCAGCAACGCTTGGAAGTTTATTTAATTCTTTACTTGTTTTCTTCCCAAACTTCTTCATATAGCAACAAATATTTTCCAGAAAAATCGATGATTTTGTGGTCCTTAAGATCAAAAACAATTATTTTGCCTGATCAATTAGCTAACATCGGTTGATGGATTGCTGCTCTGAATTGGCTTTTTGGTATGGTGATGCATGAACTACATGCTTCACAGCTATTGGCTACTTCCATATTTTCTGTATGCAGGTGGAGAAGGCTACATCACTGAAGGGAAAACTTGCTTCAGTTAACCCGATTTTGGAAAATctccaaaaaaagaaagaagatcgTGTCAAGCAGTTTTCTGATATATGGTCCCAGATTGAAAAGCTCAATGTAGAGATTACAGGATTTAGAGATGCTGTCACGATTGAAGAACATGATTTATCTATAAGGAAACTTACTGAATATCAAACAAAACTACGAAGTCTCCAGAAGGAGAAGGTAGTTATTTGCTTATGCtgaaaatattttaaatgaatTTATACTCTCAGTGGCATCCTATTTCTGTGGTTCATCTTTCAAGCTAAGACTTCGAATTAGAGGACCATGGTTGGCAATGCATTTCTTTCTAGTCCTGTACATGCGGTGTGGAGGTGATGTCAGAAAGAAATAGCAAGCACGGCATTTTTTTCTAGTCTTATATTTTTTGTAAGGAGGTGATTTTGTCACAACCCAATCCGATTGGACAGTTGACCAATTAACTTGATAAACTTAGACCACTAATCCAAAATGTTTAACCCCAGATTAATACTCCTACATCCAATATGGATTAAATTGGGATGTCATAGATGTAGCATAGAAACACCATGAAAATAGACGCAATTGCACCCACCGAGGCATAGCTTGAAATTTCATTTGCTATGTAAATCCTGAGAGATCATTTATCATTTACACTTTCTGTGGTAGATAGTTTGGTTGGCACATTTGCTTTTAAATTAAATTTCAAACATCCTCAAGATAATCTTTTGGCATTTTTCTTTCGTAAACCATAAATATATATGTTTAAGAACAACAAAGTTCATTGGCCACCTCTTATTTCTGATAGAGTTTTTTTCTTTATGTTCTTATCCAGACATGATATTTGCAAAATCCTCATTAATAATAAATGGATATACTTAGAAGCAAAACTTGAGCATGTTCAAGTTAGTGTGTCCTGTTGGTATTCGGAGGAAAATGCACATGAGCGTCTGAGAGGAGTTCTTTAGTGGACCTGTTAGTAGTCTATGTGAGTTGCTGCCTTGAGATGTCTTATCATTTTTTATCTTATCATGGAATTACTTAATAAAGGAGTCCCGTATTTCAGTTTCTCACCTTTGTTGCTATTTTTCCTCTGTGATCATTATCATACATGTCATCTTACTTCGATTAATgaatattcaaaatcatgattttaactCTACTTTTGATGTACAGctaaatattataattctatgGAGCTATTTGTATAGTAATATAATTGAACTATGAGATTACTATTCCTAAAATTTCTACGCAAAATATGAGACTCGTTACAGCAAGCAATATTACTAGGCACATAAGTATCTTGTCATCAGTACATATATGCTCTGCTATATTGCACATAATTTTATTTGTACCAGTGCCATTTTGATTGCACTAGTTTGATACTGATCACAAATCTGCCGCTTCCAGTCCGATCGTCTTCATAACATCTTGGAACATGTAAATGAGGTGCATTCTCTATGTGGTACACTTGGAGTGGATTTCAGGAAAATAGTGGGTGAAGTGCATCCCAGTCTGCATGAGACATGTGGAGAAAAGTCCACTAATATTAGTGATACCACACTGGAAGGCCTATCTCAAGCCATCCTAAAACTAAGAACAGAAAAGAAGATACGAGTGCAGAGGGTGAGTAATATCTTGCAAACTTATTTTAAGATAATCATTGTCATAAGTCTGCTATCCATTATGGGCTGCAGTTGCAAGATGCAAGCGCATCACTTTTAGAACTGTGGAATCTGATGGATTCATCTGAAGAAGAGAGGAGGCCTTTCGAAAAGGTGACGATCAAGTTTCGATCCCCTGAAAATGATGTAATGTGTCCTGGTGTGCTCTCACTTGAAATAATCAAGCAGGTTGGACACTTGAATAGTGTTTTCTGTTATCGATATCTTGACAACTAGTTAATATCATCATAGTCTTTCTTTTTGACAGACAGAAGCTGAGGTCAAGAGGCTTAAACAACTCAAAGTCAGTAGAATGAAAGAACTTGTTCTGAGGAAAAGGTTAGAACTAGAAGAGATATGCAGATATGCACACATTGAACCAGATTCGAGCACAGCACCAGAGAAGACCTGTGCATTGCTAGATTCTTGTATGCACTTGCTACTTCACATTTTTTGAGCCAAACTCAGCATTCTTACAGGCATCTGCTCCTCTTAAGTCCTAGACCTTGATGATAATTTGTGTTCAGGTCTCGTTGATCCTTCGGAGCTTCTGACTAATATTGAGACACAAATTGAAGAAGCTAAAAAACAATCTATGACCAGGAAAGAAATCATAGATAGAGTAAACAAATGGCTCTTTGCGTGTGAGGAAGAGAATTGGCTTGAAGATTACAACAAGGTTGGCAATTCTGCATTCCTACCATTTTATAGTGTCTGCAACAATACAAGAAAATCATGATTACTTTTATCAATCATGAAGTTACAAGTATATTAATATAATGTGATCATTCTTGTTTCCTCTGCTGGGTGCAGGATTGGAACAAGTACAGTGCTGGAAGAGGCGGCCACTTGAATCTTAAACGCGCAGAGAAGGCACGGGTGATCGTCAGCAAAATTCCAGGtacttattat is from Musa acuminata AAA Group cultivar baxijiao chromosome BXJ1-6, Cavendish_Baxijiao_AAA, whole genome shotgun sequence and encodes:
- the LOC103987080 gene encoding 65-kDa microtubule-associated protein 7-like, whose protein sequence is MARLGMQVALGTSALLQELEQIWTEIGESEKEKDHMLVELEKECMQVYRRKVDEARSARARLHQSLVSKEAEVASLMALLGEQHLQLEVEKATSLKGKLASVNPILENLQKKKEDRVKQFSDIWSQIEKLNVEITGFRDAVTIEEHDLSIRKLTEYQTKLRSLQKEKSDRLHNILEHVNEVHSLCGTLGVDFRKIVGEVHPSLHETCGEKSTNISDTTLEGLSQAILKLRTEKKIRVQRLQDASASLLELWNLMDSSEEERRPFEKVTIKFRSPENDVMCPGVLSLEIIKQTEAEVKRLKQLKVSRMKELVLRKRLELEEICRYAHIEPDSSTAPEKTCALLDSCLVDPSELLTNIETQIEEAKKQSMTRKEIIDRVNKWLFACEEENWLEDYNKDWNKYSAGRGGHLNLKRAEKARVIVSKIPAIVDNLMSKIFIWEDERNVPFLYDGVHLVSILEEYKINRQQKEEEKRRYREHKKLRNLLLTEKEAAYGSKSTLKPSNSFDRKTNMYLTNGFGNGFMTPIRRISAGGATPELLTPRSHSARYNSYFKEARRLSAVSVSKEDAVSLFASVAGSGPGSPHT